In Paraglaciecola sp. T6c, the sequence ACAGCAGAGCCGTTCACTATCATCACTTGCAACCCTGTAGTGTCTTCGGCAATGAATAATAACTCTTCTTCAATGGTTTCTTTATTGATGTTGTAAGGCGTGTAATCTTCCGAATTCATGAACACGTACTCATCGCCATCAATATAAGAGAAAGTCACCGGTTGGCGCACAAAATCAGCGGTTTTGATCATTTCATCGGCTTTAAAGCTCTCGTCTGCTTTTGCGCCAGTGGTTACTTCGTACAAACGCATACGGTAAAGGCTCGCGCCGGCGCGACCGCTTGGGGTTAATTTATTGATATCTTTAACCACATAGACTTTGTCGTTATGTTCAATGGCGGCGTTCTTTTTTACTTCACTGGCTTTTGGCATGTTTTTTCTCTGACGTTTAGTTCTGCTAATGGGCTCTGATAATCGGTTTTACTGTTCGACACAGGCAAACCATCAAATAAATTTGGCATCGAAATTACCAGAAAGCCCGTGTAAGGCAAGCAGATTCTCAGTCTGCCTAAAAGTAAAAAGCCCAGACAGTCGTGCTGGGCTTTGAGTTAACCACTCTAGGTAAAGGCGTACGCTACAGTGTTACAACGTCGTTTCAAACAACTTGTAGATGCGGCGATATTCGTCAAGCCATGAGCTAGGTTGCACGAAACCATGTGATTCCACGGGATAAATCGCTGTTTCAAAATCTTGTTTTTCAAGTTCGATTAAACGTTGTACCAAACGCACCGTGTCTTGAAAAAACACATTTGAGTCCACCATAGGCGCATTGATCAGCAATGGCTTTTCTAAGCCTTCTGCGAAGTACAGCGGTGAGCTGCGCTCATAGGCAATAGGGTCCACGTTTGGCATGTTCAATATGTTTGAGGTGTAACCATGATTGTAATGAGCCCAATCAGTGACAGGACGAAGGGCGGCACCAGATTGAAACAAGTCTGGCTGAGTAAAGAGCGCCATAAAAGTCATAAACCCACCGTAAGAGCCCCCATATGTGCCAATGCGTTCACGATCAACATTAGCGTTTTCTACTAACCAATTAATGCCATCGCGTAGATCATCAATCTCTGGTTTACCCATATGGCGATAAATCGCTGTACGCCAGTCTCGCCCATAGCCTGCTGAGGCGCGATAGTCCATGTCCATTACCACATAGCCTTGTTGGGCTAACATGTTATGGAACATAAATTCACGGAAATAACCTGACCAACCTAAATGCGAATTCTGCAAGTATCCTGCCCCATGGTTAAAGATCACTGCTCGGCGTTTTTCGCCCTTGTTATTCGCATTCTCTGCCGGTTGATACACCCGTGAAAAGATTGGCTGAGTGGTATGGCTGG encodes:
- the yeiP gene encoding elongation factor P-like protein EfpL, with amino-acid sequence MPKASEVKKNAAIEHNDKVYVVKDINKLTPSGRAGASLYRMRLYEVTTGAKADESFKADEMIKTADFVRQPVTFSYIDGDEYVFMNSEDYTPYNINKETIEEELLFIAEDTTGLQVMIVNGSAVGIELPPNVELVITETDPSIKGASASARTKPATLSTGLTVQVPEYISSGERIKISTSEHKFVSRADK